One Edaphobacter flagellatus genomic region harbors:
- a CDS encoding TrbG/VirB9 family P-type conjugative transfer protein, protein MQRILISLMLAVAFSAPAFAQDASARTVQYHSQDIVPIRAKMKFTTLIQVPPTEKIMEAATGDKDFWVVDVVGNFCFVHPAKAGISTNLNLITDKGNIYSFTLQDVSSTSQTPDLKVLIEPADRSSIVAASGPPQFVPAAQLQQAQQQLASVQSHVDQAMDAYKSDYQSKLKFDYAFKANEAPFDITSIYHDDKFTYIKTTAPEKFSVYEMKDGKPNLISYDLREGTYIIPKVMDNGYVELGKKKMEFTRKG, encoded by the coding sequence ATGCAGCGCATTCTCATCTCCCTCATGCTCGCCGTCGCATTCTCCGCTCCCGCATTCGCGCAGGACGCATCGGCCCGCACCGTGCAGTACCACTCCCAGGACATCGTGCCCATCCGGGCCAAAATGAAGTTCACGACGCTGATTCAGGTGCCGCCGACCGAAAAAATCATGGAGGCCGCCACCGGCGATAAGGATTTCTGGGTGGTAGATGTCGTCGGCAATTTCTGCTTTGTGCATCCGGCGAAGGCAGGTATCAGTACAAACCTCAATCTCATCACCGACAAGGGCAACATCTATTCGTTTACCTTGCAGGACGTGTCCAGCACTTCGCAGACGCCTGACCTCAAGGTGTTAATAGAGCCAGCCGATCGCTCCTCTATCGTCGCGGCCAGCGGGCCACCTCAGTTCGTCCCCGCGGCGCAGCTCCAGCAGGCACAGCAGCAGCTTGCCTCGGTACAGTCGCACGTCGATCAGGCGATGGACGCCTACAAGAGCGACTATCAATCCAAGCTGAAGTTCGATTATGCCTTCAAAGCGAACGAGGCCCCGTTCGATATCACTTCCATCTATCACGACGACAAGTTCACCTACATCAAGACCACCGCACCGGAAAAGTTCAGCGTGTACGAGATGAAGGACGGCAAGCCAAACCTCATCTCCTATGACCTTCGTGAAGGCACGTACATCATTCCGAAGGTCATGGATAACGGCTATGTCGAACTCGGCAAGAAGAAGATGGAATTTACACGCAAGGGCTAA